The Shewanella algae DNA segment GCTCCGACTCTGGAATCAGATGGTAAGTGAAGCTTAATTGGAAAAATGCCAACCAGGCCGCAAAATTATTCTCCGATGTGAGCTGGATAGTTGAAGCGCTGAAAAAATCAGCATGCTATTAGCACTGGCTGAGCTCGATGATTCTGCTTATCAGGGCATAGAGGCCGTTGCTGCGGGATGGGCTCAGTTGCCCCTCCAAACCCAGTTGTTTGAGATAAGCCTTGGGCTCAAATTGCGCCAGGGTTTGGTTGTCGCTGTTATTCACCGCATGCAGCAACAAGGCAATCAGCCCCTTGACGATACGGGCCTCGCTGTCGGCAATAAACAGATGCTTGCCCTCGACTTGGCAGTGGTAGAGCCAGGCGGCGCTTTCACAGCCGCGTACCCGGG contains these protein-coding regions:
- a CDS encoding SufE family protein; the protein is MTETLTAADFIQFTKQTQAPLANLFEAVSSANNWQDRYRQLMQGARLLPALPPELQTEAARVRGCESAAWLYHCQVEGKHLFIADSEARIVKGLIALLLHAVNNSDNQTLAQFEPKAYLKQLGLEGQLSPSRSNGLYALISRIIELSQC